A window from Anastrepha ludens isolate Willacy chromosome Y, idAnaLude1.1, whole genome shotgun sequence encodes these proteins:
- the LOC128870577 gene encoding uncharacterized protein LOC128870577: protein MATNEASRLSPEDMVIFYKRKAQSIYAQAQSIERAIEGEEINSFTEVDLKVRLECLEHISSTFNLAHDSLEELNFDEIGGALRSNFEELLLLLRCRIRREIHKRQSQMPSCSTMRHDPVLEVQTVVLQSRPRLPELRLPTFSGGYTEYTDFFSLFSTVIDKDPDLTDVEKLQHLRSYLKGPALDAIRSLEMSGNNYSVALDLLNKRFNNKGLIFQAHITEIMGIKKVDTSSAVKLRELSDKVNANLRALRTMGNSEQIAGCIIVHTLLQKVDSITQANWEEAAPLDLIPSWEQFTSFLEKRCQRLENVEHSMAAYTSGSQVGKNSRTINHGRKSFIATNNTNNSTNGCVFCDNTDHAVYSCTRFLNLSPQLRLKEVKRLALCLNCLRKGHQLRTCNAGLCRTCGSKHHSLLHIDSSSSPMSSQGPASSVQASSQLAPPNTSKLVSTSVAHHTLAAISQTTSIVTSAQNLSPDVVLLATAVINVKNSAGTWVPCRALLDSGSQLHIITSRLAHQLQLRKTKSSTYVSGLGNANFASDGLTVNITIQSQNSEYSTCITALVAPNITDNQPSFTLDISHWKIPSNICLADRGFFKSQRIDMLIGASLFYDLLCIGQIKLAHGLPCLQKTRLGWVVTGGESQRQRGAILAAQSSLDIGYESNVQIDQLVRRFWEVESCCESVATYSKEELDCEAHFKANYLRLSTGNYSVRLPAKVNIDLLGDSYQQAFRRFLNLERKLDRHPQRKAQYAAFIREYLNLGHMSLVTKNNLRYCKYFLPHHCVLKEESTTTKLRVVFDGSAVSSSGYSLNDLLMTGPTIQPKLFNTLLRFRTFPIALTGDICKMYRCVRVSEPDSYLQCILWRDSPQQPVNVFKLDTVTYGTRPASFLSIRSMHQLAIDEQTVYPIGSKILKRDFYVDDLITGGESIQEVKEIMSQTTKLLEKGGFKLRKWCSSNPELLQTIPPDDRETLLKFDDGSDITKTLGLTWDPASDCLLFAFSPMQPSSKHCKRSILSTIARFYDPLGLIGPIISKAKIFLQQIWKERLDWDESLPSSLHSSWLSLCADFGRIPQIKFPRLSIQQNGAYEIHGFSDASIEAYGACLYVVSVSQGRNQAQLLCSKSRVAPLKTLTVPRLELCGASLLAQLMHEIAQMKLFSWRYYCWSDSAVVLSWIRDEPSRFQIFTANRIATIQELTAGMEWRYVPTKFNPADILSRGATSNDLINSSLWLHGPDFLAQDKNNWPNPCSQHVFGYIYKFQNRLRLSGLTVDCIRRGTKLLLRTIQRLHFKEDLKCLQAGQGVKASSCIASLSPFIDSCGLLRVGGRLKNSALDFEAQHPVILPRRHPVTQAIIMHFRRRNLHAGPRSLLAYIRLQYWPIGGRKTVSNVVSKCTLCFRAKPHLAEHIMADLPEDRVNSSYAFMVTGVDYCGPFHYKNEIRNKQPIKCYICIFICFATKAVHLELVADLSTKAFLNALKRFILTRCRPTRIWSDNATNFVGAKNEMAELKRLFLSDNHVQAVHEFCLANTIEWYFIPPRSPHFGGLWEAAVKTAKYHFHRSVGSSLLNFDELRTLICHIAAIINSRPLFPLSDNPADLDVLTPAHFIGTAPISTYVEPDVTKINFNRLDQWQRVSYYQQIFWARWHEEYLTTLQQRSKWRTQNFELCVNDIVLVKDENLPPLKWPLARVTELIYGSDRVARVAVLKTANGVIRRAIRKLCPLPRQEEVESQSLPTGGGCLVMQKAAQSAQPT from the exons atgGCAACAAACGAAGCTTCTCGGTTATCACCTGAGGATATGGTGATTTTTTACAAACGTAAGGCGCAATCAATTTATGCACAAGCGCAATCGATTGAACGGGCAATCGAAGGCGAAGAAATTAATTCATTCACCGAAGTAGATTTAAAGGTACGGTTGGAGTGCCTCGAACATATTTCCAGCACGTTTAACTTGGCTCATGACAGCTTAGAGGAGCTCAATTTTGACGAAATCGGCGGAGCACtgcgttcaaattttgaagagCTACTCCTTTTACTTCGGTGTCGTATACGGCGTGAAATTCATAAACGTCAATCTCAAATGCCATCCTGCTCAACCATGCGGCACGATCCGGTTTTGGAAGTGCAAACAGTTGTTTTGCAAAGTCGACCACGTTTGCCTGAGCTCAGACTGCCTACATTCAGTGGAGGATATACGGAATACACAGATTTCTTTTCCTTGTTTTCAACCGTTATAGACAAGGATCCGGACCTCACGGATGTCGAGAAGTTGCAGCACCTACGTTCATATCTGAAGGGTCCAGCTCTGGATGCAATTCGTTCGTTGGAGATGAGTGGCAACAACTACTCTGTGGCTCTAGATTTGCTTAACAAGAGATTTAACAATAAGGGTCTTATTTTTCAGGCACACATCACTGAGATTATGGGCATCAAAAAGGTGGACACTTCTTCAGCGGTGAAGCTTCGTGAATTATCCGACAAGGTAAATGCAAACCTGCGCGCCCTACGCACCATGGGGAATTCGGAGCAAATAGCGGGGTGTATAATCGTACACACTCTTCTGCAAAAAGTCGACAGTATCACGCAGGCAAATTGGGAGGAAGCTGCGCCGTTAGATCTCATACCCTCATGGGAGCAGTTTACAAGTTTCCTGGAGAAGCGTTGTCAAAGACTGGAGAATGTAGAACATTCCATGGCAGCGTATACTAGTGGCTCACAGGTGGGAAAAAATAGTAGAACTATTAACCATGGTAGAAAATCATTTATTGCTACTAACAATACAAACAATTCAACCAATGGCTGTGTTTTTTGCGACAACACAGACCATGCTGTATATTCATGCacccgttttttaaatttatctccACAACTCCGTCTTAAGGAGGTCAAAAGGCTTGCTTTGTGTTTAAACTGCCTCAGAAAAGGCCATCAGCTTCGAACGTGCAATGCTGGTCTATGTCGTACGTGTGGATCCAAGCACCACAGTCTGCTACATATCGACTCctcttcttcaccaatgtcgtcacAAGGTCCTGCATCTTCAGTGCAAGCATCCTCCCAATTAGCACCTCCAAACACCTCTAAGCTTGTTTCAACTTCAGTCGCACACCACACCTTGGCTGCAATCTCACAAACAACGTCAATTGTCACATCTGCTCAGAATCTCAGTCCTGATGTTGTGCTTCTAGCCACTGCTGTCATCAATGTTAAGAACAGCGCAGGTACATGGGTGCCATGTCGTGCACTGCTCGACTCAGGGTCGCAGTTGCATATTATAACGTCTCGTCTTGCTCATCAACTGCAGTTGCGAAAAACCAAGTCATCCACCTACGTATCGGGTCTTGGTAATGCAAACTTCGCCTCTGATGGTTTGACTGTCAATATTACTATTCAGTCTCAAAACTCGGAGTACTCTACCTGCATTACAGCGTTGGTTGCTCCTAACATAACGGACAATCAACCCTCTTTTACTTTGGATATTTCTCATTGGAAAATACCGTCGAACATTTGTTTAGCAGATCGAGGATTTTTCAAGTCGCAACGAATAGACATGCTTATTGGAGCCAGCCTCTTCTATGATCTCTTATGCATTGGACAAATAAAGTTAGCTCACGGTCTACCGTGCCTACAGAAAACTAGGTTAGGATGGGTTGTAACAGGTGGTGAATCGCAGCGGCAAAGGGGAGCGATATTGGCCGCACAGTCATCACTTGACATAGGTTACGAATCCAATGTTCAAATCGATCAACTAGTACGTAGATTTTGGGAGGTTGAAAGTTGCTGTGAATCTGTCGCCACATACTCCAAGGAAGAGCTTGACTGCGAGGCGCATTTTAAGGCCAATTATTTGCGTTTGTCTACAGGGAACTATTCGGTCCGGCTACCAGCAAAAGTTAATATTGATCTCTTGGGCGACTCTTATCAACAAGCGTTTCGTCGTTTTCTTAATCTAGAGCGAAAATTGGACCGCCACCCACAGCGGAAGGCCCAATATGCAGCATTCATACGGGAGTATTTGAATCTAGGACATATGTCACTGGTTACTAAGAACAATCTGCGGTATTGCAAATACTTTCTGCCGCATCACTGTGTTTTGAAGGAAGAGAGCACAACTACAAAACTCCGCGTTGTATTCGATGGCTCTGCGGTTTCATCTTCTGGATACTCGTTGAACGACTTGCTTATGACAGGACCCACCATACAACCTAAGCTGTTCAACACATTGCTTCGGTTTAGAACCTTTCCAATCGCTTTGACGGGTGACATATGTAAGATGTATCGTTGTGTACGAGTCTCAGAGCCCGATAGTTATCTGCAGTGCATCTTGTGGCGTGACTCCCCACAGCAGCCGGTCAACGTCTTTAAACTTGACACAGTCACTTATGGTACAAGACCAGCTTCATTCCTCTCAATTCGTTCGATGCACCAGTTAGCCATTGATGAACAAACTGTCTACCCCATAggctcaaaaatattaaagcgcGATTTTTATGTCGATGATCTTATTACAGGCGGTGAGTCCATTCAAGAAGTCAAGGAAATTATGAGCCAAACTACAAAGCTGCTGGAAAAAGGAGGATTCAAGTTGAGAAAGTGGTGCTCCAGTAATCCTGAATTGTTGCAGACGATACCACCTGATGATCGAGAAACACTACTTAAGTTCGACGATGGAAGCGATATAACTAAAACACTCGGTTTAACTTGGGATCCTGCATCAGATTGCCTATTGTTCGCGTTCTCACCAATGCAGCCTTCATCAAAACATTGCAAGCGGTCCATTTTGTCAACTATTGCTCGTTTTTATGACCCACTCGGTCTCATCGGCCCTATTATTTCGAAGGCTAAAATCTTTCTTCAACAAATCTGGAAAGAAAGGCTTGACTGGGATGAAAGTTTGCCTTCATCACTACATTCATCGTGGCTTAGTTTGTGTGCAGATTTTGGCCGCATACCGCAAATAAAGTTTCCCCGTTTGTCAATCCAGCAGAATGGCGCCTATGAAATTCATGGTTTTAGTGACGCCAGCATCGAAGCATACGGAGCTTGTCTTTACGTCGTGTCAGTCAGTCAAGGAAGAAACCAGGCGCAACTGCTATGTTCAAAATCTCGTGTAGCGCCCTTAAAAACTCTTACGGTTCCAAGGCTAGAGTTGTGCGGTGCCTCCCTGTTGGCGCAACTTATGCATGAAATAGCTCAAATGAAACTTTTCTCGTGGCGATATTATTGTTGGTCTGATTCGGCGGTGGTGTTATCCTGGATCCGCGACGAACCTTCAAGATTTCAAATCTTTACAGCTAATCGCATAGCCACTATACAGGAGTTGACTGCGGGTATGgaatggcgctacgtgcctaCGAAGTTTAACCCAGCTGATATTTTATCCAGAGGTGCAACCTCTAACGACCTCATTAACTCATCTCTATGGCTGCATGGACCGGATTTTTTAGCTCAAGATAAAAACAATTGGCCAAACCCTTGCAGTCAA catgtttttggttacattTATAAGTTCCAAAATCGCTTGCGGCTTTCTGGACTGACTGTTGATTGCATACGGCGTGGCACAAAACTACTCCTGCGCACCATCCAAAGGCTTCACTTCAAAGAGGATCTCAAATGCCTTCAAGCCGGTCAAGGTGTGAAGGCATCTAGTTGCATTGCGTCGCTCTCACCATTCATCGATAGTTGTGGATTGCTTCGTGTGGGTGGACGACTGAAAAATTCAGCGCTCGACTTCGAGGCGCAGCATCCAGTCATACTGCCGAGGCGTCATCCTGTCACTCAAGCAATCATTATGCATTTTCGTAGGCGCAATTTGCACGCGGGTCCTCGTTCCCTACTAGCATACATTCGGTTGCAGTATTGGCCTATTGGcggacgaaaaactgtttcgaACGTTGTAAGCAAATGCACTCTATGCTTCCGAGCTAAACCGCACTTAGCGGAACATATTATGGCTGATCTTCCGGAAGATAGGGTAAACTCATCTTATGCATTTATGGTCACAGGCGTCGATTATTGTGGACCATTCCATTATAAAAACGAAATACGCAACAAGCAACCCATAAAATGTTACatttgcatattcatatgcTTTGCCACGAAAGCTGTGCACCTGGAGCTCGTAGCAGACTTATCAACGAAGGCATTCTTAAATGCACTAAAGCGGTTCATCCTAACGCGTTGTCGCCCCACTCGTATATGGTCGGACAACGCAACCAACTTTGTCGGCGCTAAGAATGAGATGGCAGAATTAAAACGTTTATTCCTGAGCGATAATCATGTGCAAGCAGTTCATGAATTTTGTCTAGCTAATACCATAGAATGGTATTTCATTCCACCTCGCTCTCCACACTTTGGTGGGCTTTGGGAAGCGGCCGTTAAAACTGCGAAATATCATTTTCATCGCTCGGTGGGCTCGTCATTATTAAACTTCGATGAACTGCGCACACTTATTTGCCACATAGCGGCAATTATTAACTCAAGACCTTTGTTTCCACTTTCAGACAATCCGGCTGATTTAGACGTTCTAACTCCAGCTCACTTCATTGGCACTGCTCCTATCTCTACTTACGTTGAACCAGATGTCACGAAGATTAACTTTAATCGTTTGGATCAATGGCAGCGCGTATCATACTACCAGCAGATATTTTGGGCACGTTGGCATGAGGAGTACTTAACTACCTTGCAGCAGCGCTCAAAGTGGCGCACACAGAATTTCGAACTCTGCGTCAACGACATAGTTTTAGTAAAGGACGAAAATCTGCCTCCTCTCAAGTGGCCCCTAGCAAGAGTCACCGAACTAATATATGGATCAGATCGTGTGGCACGTGTCGCTGTACTAAAGACTGCAAATGGAGTCATCCGAAGAGCCATCCGAAAGCTATGCCCATTGCCAAGACAGGAGGAGGTTGAAAGCCAGAGTCTTCCAACGGGGGGAGGATGTTTGGTTATGCAGAAAGCAGCGCAGTCAGCGCAACCAACATAA